The proteins below are encoded in one region of Helicobacter kayseriensis:
- the tssE gene encoding type VI secretion system baseplate subunit TssE: MGLIDRLIHNLNEEYANVPHAPNLIAEIKQNIKFLLNTNPNDCASVPNIGLLNISQASIEKSELSRLMGQEIANIIGEYEKRIRILSLHYDDANIPWKLSFVLTCCLSNDRFKEFSLSIDFYNNRYCEVF; encoded by the coding sequence ATGGGATTGATTGATCGCCTAATTCACAATCTCAATGAGGAATATGCCAATGTTCCTCATGCCCCAAACCTTATTGCAGAGATCAAGCAAAATATCAAATTCCTGCTTAATACCAATCCCAATGATTGTGCAAGTGTGCCAAATATTGGTTTGCTAAATATTTCTCAAGCTTCTATTGAAAAAAGTGAGCTTTCAAGACTAATGGGACAGGAGATTGCAAACATTATTGGGGAATATGAAAAGCGTATCCGTATTTTGTCCTTGCATTATGATGATGCCAATATCCCTTGGAAGCTTTCTTTTGTGCTCACTTGTTGTCTAAGCAATGATCGCTTTAAGGAGTTTAGCTTGTCTATTGATTTTTATAACAATCGTTATTGTGAGGTTTTTTAA
- the tssB gene encoding type VI secretion system contractile sheath small subunit, which translates to MAESKPPKERINISYKAKTGDQVAEVELPLKLMVMSNLKGSTLDAPLEERKPISINKVNFNQVMEGMGISLHFNAKNVLSEEAEEINVNLDLKGMQDFSPDHIAQQVPELRKLMQLREALMALKGPMGNIPDFRKAVLNALSNEESKQKLLLEISQNKD; encoded by the coding sequence ATGGCTGAATCAAAACCACCAAAAGAGAGAATCAACATCTCTTATAAAGCAAAAACGGGCGATCAGGTTGCCGAAGTTGAGTTGCCTCTGAAGCTGATGGTGATGTCCAATCTTAAAGGAAGCACTCTTGATGCTCCCCTTGAAGAAAGAAAACCGATTTCAATCAATAAGGTGAATTTCAATCAAGTTATGGAGGGGATGGGGATTTCACTTCATTTCAATGCCAAAAATGTTTTGAGCGAAGAGGCCGAAGAAATCAATGTCAATCTTGATCTTAAGGGGATGCAAGATTTTTCTCCAGATCATATTGCTCAGCAAGTACCAGAATTGAGAAAGTTGATGCAATTAAGAGAGGCGCTCATGGCATTAAAAGGGCCTATGGGAAATATTCCTGATTTTAGAAAAGCTGTTTTGAATGCCTTAAGCAATGAAGAAAGTAAGCAGAAGCTTTTGCTTGAAATTTCTCAAAATAAAGATTAA
- the tssC gene encoding type VI secretion system contractile sheath large subunit yields MSNQTEIIETPMLEEIMEKSRYPKEDESYSIAKQGVAEFISQIVKSDKPEEKINKFALDEMIAHIDHLVSKQMDEILHHPDFQQLESSWRGLYALVERTDFNENIKIDLFNVSKAEALEDFENNPDITQTTLYRNFYSSEYGQFGGEPIGAIIGDYEVGVSNPDMDFLNKMCAISAMSHAPFITSAGAKFFGLDDYTQLPSIQDLKGLLDGPQYTRWRTLRESEDAKYLGMIATRFLARSPYDPENNPTKTFNYKEDVSQSHSDLLWGNCAYLFGTRLTESFAKYRWCGNIIGPSSGGEVNDLPMHFYESLGSIQTKIPTEVLITDRREYELAEQGFIALTLRRGTNNAVFFSANSALKPKVFQNTPEGKEAETNFRLGTQLPYLFLISRMAHYLKVLQREEIGSWKERQDIETGLNAWLKQYISDQENPPAEVRSRRPFRSASVKVDDVEGEPGIYSIKLYARPHFKYMGANFELSLVGKLDKE; encoded by the coding sequence ATGAGTAACCAAACTGAAATCATTGAAACGCCAATGCTTGAAGAGATTATGGAAAAGAGTCGATATCCAAAAGAGGATGAAAGCTATTCGATTGCCAAGCAAGGTGTTGCAGAATTTATCTCTCAGATTGTGAAATCTGATAAGCCCGAAGAAAAGATCAATAAGTTTGCACTTGATGAAATGATCGCTCATATTGACCATCTTGTTTCAAAGCAAATGGATGAGATCTTGCATCATCCTGATTTTCAACAATTGGAATCTTCTTGGAGAGGTTTGTATGCTCTTGTTGAAAGAACAGATTTTAATGAAAATATCAAAATCGATCTTTTCAATGTCAGCAAGGCAGAAGCATTGGAAGATTTTGAAAACAATCCAGATATCACACAAACCACCCTTTATCGTAATTTTTATTCAAGTGAGTATGGGCAATTTGGAGGAGAGCCTATAGGCGCAATTATTGGAGATTATGAAGTGGGAGTAAGCAATCCTGATATGGATTTTTTAAATAAAATGTGTGCGATTTCTGCAATGAGTCATGCACCATTTATCACTTCTGCTGGAGCCAAGTTTTTTGGGCTTGATGATTACACCCAGCTTCCAAGCATTCAGGATCTTAAAGGCTTGCTTGATGGTCCTCAATACACAAGATGGAGAACGCTTAGAGAGAGTGAAGATGCGAAGTATCTAGGAATGATTGCTACTAGATTTTTGGCTAGATCTCCTTATGATCCTGAAAATAATCCAACCAAGACTTTTAATTACAAAGAAGATGTGAGTCAGTCTCATTCTGATTTGTTGTGGGGAAATTGTGCGTATTTGTTTGGAACTAGGCTGACAGAAAGCTTTGCAAAATATCGATGGTGTGGCAATATCATTGGCCCAAGCAGTGGCGGAGAAGTCAATGATCTCCCAATGCATTTTTATGAGAGCTTGGGCTCAATCCAAACAAAAATTCCAACAGAAGTTCTCATAACAGATCGAAGAGAATATGAGCTTGCCGAGCAAGGTTTTATAGCTCTAACCTTGCGAAGAGGGACTAATAATGCTGTTTTCTTTTCAGCAAACTCAGCCCTCAAGCCCAAAGTCTTTCAAAATACTCCAGAGGGGAAAGAGGCAGAAACAAATTTTAGATTGGGAACGCAATTGCCTTATTTATTCTTAATCTCAAGAATGGCTCATTATTTGAAAGTCTTGCAAAGAGAGGAGATTGGAAGCTGGAAAGAGAGGCAAGATATAGAAACAGGACTCAATGCTTGGCTTAAGCAATACATCTCTGATCAAGAAAATCCTCCCGCAGAAGTCAGAAGTCGTCGTCCTTTTAGATCTGCAAGCGTGAAAGTAGATGATGTTGAAGGAGAACCTGGAATCTACAGCATCAAACTTTATGCGCGACCACATTTTAAATATATGGGAGCAAACTTTGAGCTTTCTTTGGTCGGAAAGCTTGACAAAGAATAA